Proteins from one Triticum aestivum cultivar Chinese Spring chromosome 7A, IWGSC CS RefSeq v2.1, whole genome shotgun sequence genomic window:
- the LOC123147443 gene encoding major pollen allergen Ole e 10, with protein sequence MGSGSTTVRLMAFASALVLLTHCTHAAAAPSFQQKQAAAKTWCVAKPSTGEAALRANLEFACSESDCSAIQGTGGCSAQNGGVLLSRASVAMNAYYQARGRNTWNCFFNATGIISITDPSLGTCKYA encoded by the exons ATGGGTTCGGGTTCAACCACCGTCAGGCTCATGGCCTTCGCCTCCGCTCTCGTGCTGCTGACGCACTGCACTCACG CGGCAGCGGCACCAAGCTTTCAGCAGAAACAG GCTGCGGCCAAGACGTGGTGCGTGGCCAAGCCATCGACGGGCGAGGCGGCGCTGAGGGCCAACCTGGAGTTCGCCTGCTCCGAGAGCGACTGTAGCGCGATCCAGGGCACGGGGGGCTGCTCCGCGCAGAACGGCGGCGTGCTGCTGTCGCGGGCCTCGGTGGCCATGAACGCCTACTACCAGGCCAGGGGGAGGAACACCTGGAACTGCTTCTTCAACGCCACCGGCATCATCAGCATCACCGACCCCA GTCTAGGCACTTGCAAGTATGCCTGA
- the LOC123150935 gene encoding E3 ubiquitin-protein ligase RGLG4 has protein sequence MGGVLSALLGGHRRRAAEARRMTMSRSGEPSGHGRGGGGEQRRRAMLSKKYSYIPDTFTSLDQVASALRDQGLESSNLILGVDFTKSNEWTGKRSFNGQSLHKLGDAPNPYEAAISIIGKTLAPFDEDNLIPCFGFGDATTHDYNVFSFHPDNSPCHGFEEVLACYRNVVPHLRLSGPTSFAPIVEAAVDIVDRTGGQYHVLVIVADGQVTRSVDTSEGDLSPQERRTVDSIVMASSYPLSIVLVGVGDGPWEDMQKFDDKLPARAFDNFQFVNFTSIMSRNATLQQKESAFALAALMEVPIQYKATMELGILGRSTGKAKRVVPAPPPLPASSSLRREASSANAAAAEPREDQVCPICLTNAKDLAFGCGHMCCRECGENLDRCPICRETIRSKLRLYTG, from the exons ATGGGCGGGGTGTTGAGCGCGCTGTTGGGCGGCCACCGGCGGAGAGCGGCCGAGGCGAGGAGGATGACGATGTCGAGGAGCGGTGAGCCGTCGGGACACGGCCGTGGCGGAGGCGGCGAGCAGCGGCGGAGGGCGATGCTGTCCAAGAAGTACTCGTACATACCGGACACCTTCACCTCCCTCGACCAG GTGGCTTCGGCGCTGCGAGATCAGGGCCTCGAGTCGTCCAACCTCATCCTCGGGGTGGACTTCACCAAGAGCAACGAATGGACGGGGAAGCGGTCGTTCAACGGGCAGAGCCTGCACAAGCTGGGCGACGCGCCCAACCCTTACGAGGCGGCCATCAGCATCATCGGCAAGACGCTCGCCCCCTTCGACGAGGACAACCTCATCCCCTGCTTCGGCTTCGGCGACG CGACCACGCACGACTACAACGTCTTCAGCTTCCACCCCGACAACTCGCCGTGCCACGGCTTCGAGGAGGTCCTGGCATGCTACCGGAACGTCGTGCCGCACCTCAGGCTATCAG GGCCGACGTCCTTCGCACCGATCGTGGAAGCCGCCGTCGACATCGTGGACAGGACCGGAGGCCAGTACCATGTCCTCGTCATCGTCGCCGACGGCCAG GTCACTAGGAGTGTTGATACAAGTGAGGGCGATCTAAGCCCGCAGGAGCGAAGAACCGTCGACTCCATTGTCATGGCCAG TTCGTATCCCTTGTCCATCGTGCTGGTCGGGGTCGGGGATGGCCCATGGGAGGACATGCAGAAGTTCGACGACAAGCTCCCCGCGCGCGCCTTCGACAACTTCCAG TTTGTCAACTTCACGTCCATCATGTCGAGGAACGCGACGCTGCAGCAGAAGGAGTCGGCGTTCGCGCTGGCGGCGCTCATGGAGGTGCCCATCCAGTACAAGGCCACCATGGAGCTCGGCATCCTAGGCCGGTCCACGGGGAAGGCCAAGAGGGTCGTCCCGGCCCCGCCCCCGCTGCCGGCGTCGTCGTCGTTGAGGCGGGAAGCTAGCAGCGCGAACGCCGCCGCGGCGGAGCCAAGAGAGGATCAG GTGTGCCCAATCTGCTTGACCAATGCCAAAGATCTAGCGTTTGGCTGCGGCCACATG TGTTGCAGGGAGTGTGGGGAGAACCTCGACAGATGCCCGATATGCCGAGAGACAATACGCTCCAAGCTGAGGCTGTACACGGGATGA
- the LOC123147442 gene encoding mediator of RNA polymerase II transcription subunit 21: MDIISQLQEQLNEMAMVAVNTFGTLQRDAPPVRLSNSYPDPLNPNPNPDGPASQPQPQAPPAPGAPPPAPVPPQPPQAPPQPALDLAEQPKAMSHALVLAAKKFDALVAALPLSSEEDQLKRIQELQAENEVVGLELQKQLEAAELELERVEVLFNEATDNCINLKKPD; encoded by the exons ATGGACATCATCTCGCAGCTGCAGGAGCAGCTCAAcgagatggccatggtggccgtCAACACCTTCGGCACGCTGCAGCGCGACGCGCCGCCCGTCCGCCTCTCCAACAGCTACCCCGACCCGCTCAACCCGAACCCTAACCCCGACGGCCCCGCCTCCCAGCCCCAGCCCCAGGCCCCGCCCGCGCCcggcgcgccgccgccggcacctgtaCCGCCGCAGCCACCGCAAGCGCCGCCCCAGCCGGCCCTCGACCTCGCCGAGCAACCCAAGGCCATGAGCCACGCGCTCGTCCTCGCCGCAAAGAAG TTTGATGCTCTTGTTGCTGCATTACCACTGTCATCTGAAGAGGATCAGTTGAAAAGAATTCAAGAACTTCAG GCAGAGAACGAAGTTGTTGGATTGGAGCTTCAGAAACAACTTGAAGCTGCTG AACTGGAATTGGAACGGGTTGAAGTGTTGTTTAATGAAGCTACAGATAACTGTATAAATTTGAAGAAGCCAGATTAG